A section of the Anoplolepis gracilipes unplaced genomic scaffold, ASM4749672v1 Contig20, whole genome shotgun sequence genome encodes:
- the LOC140675657 gene encoding uncharacterized protein, whose product MRHERLIIGGGSASVQSNDPVMAFMDATNANLDVEIDCPFDSTAVFEKEYNVKMDCASQRIVIEDESEKENENIDDICHEDYIHQNILSTSFSTPKEKIATSRNSTSVEKRATSSINNASEKKVTASVNALKGKKATSNIKNIQNIRDEKELRLIKIRETIEQQRELHRKKIKIAETEEQIVLVKLLKEEEALKSNTCK is encoded by the exons ATGCGGCACGAACGGCTTATAATAGGTGGAGGTTCTGCATCAGTACAATCGAATGATCCAGTGATGGCATTCATGGATGCAACAAATGCAAATTTAGATGTCGAAATTGATTGCCCATTCGACAGCACAGCAGTATTTGAGAAAGAAT ATAATGTAAAGATGGATTGTGCGTCTCAAAGAATAGTCATCGAAGATGAaagtgagaaagagaatgagaaCATTGATGATATCTGTCATGAAGATTATatccatcaaaatattttatctacatcATTTAGCAccccaaaagaaaaaatagctACTTCAAGGAATAGCACATCAGTAGAAAAAAGGGCCACATCAAGCATAAACAATGcatcagaaaaaaaagtcaCTGCAAGTGTTAACgcattaaaaggaaaaaaagctacttcaaatattaaaaacatacag aATATCCGTGACGAAAAAGAGTtacgattaataaaaatacgcgAAACAATTGAGCAACAGCGCGAGCttcatcgtaaaaaaataaagattgctGAAACAGAGGAGCAGATTGTTCTTGTAAAACTTTTGAAGGAGGAAGAAGCGCTCAAGAGtaatacatgtaaataa